One window of Sphingobium sp. HWE2-09 genomic DNA carries:
- a CDS encoding polysaccharide deacetylase family protein produces MREGAADPGLYPYSPYRGRPKIAWPDGKKVAVWISPNLEFYELDPPANPHRKSWAKPHPDVVGYSHRDYANRVGHWRMAEMMEKHGFKGSVSLSVALCQHVPEVVANANELGWEFFSHGIYNTRYSYGMDEAQERAIIEDSIRTVRDATGQTIKGWLAPALTHTPRTLDLIAEYGLTYTCDLYHDDQPGPVSVAKGRLISMPYSLEVNDHYGFFIYNMSPRDYAETLIRQYDRLAEEGEASGTVMCIPLHSYLIGQPHRIGAFERVLEHIVADGRAWITRSGDIADHYLTHYYDAAEAQGA; encoded by the coding sequence ATGCGTGAAGGCGCAGCCGATCCCGGCCTTTATCCCTACAGCCCCTATCGCGGGCGTCCGAAGATCGCATGGCCCGACGGCAAAAAGGTTGCGGTGTGGATTTCGCCGAACCTGGAATTTTACGAACTCGATCCGCCCGCCAATCCGCATCGCAAAAGCTGGGCGAAGCCGCATCCTGACGTGGTCGGCTACAGCCATCGCGACTATGCCAATCGCGTGGGCCATTGGCGCATGGCCGAGATGATGGAAAAGCACGGCTTCAAGGGTTCGGTCTCGCTCTCGGTCGCGCTGTGCCAGCATGTTCCCGAAGTCGTCGCCAACGCCAATGAATTGGGTTGGGAGTTCTTCAGCCACGGCATCTACAACACCCGATACAGCTACGGCATGGACGAGGCTCAGGAACGCGCGATCATCGAGGATTCGATCCGCACCGTGCGCGACGCGACCGGCCAGACGATCAAGGGCTGGCTCGCCCCGGCGTTGACGCACACGCCGCGCACGCTTGATTTGATCGCCGAATATGGCCTGACTTATACCTGCGACCTCTATCATGACGACCAGCCTGGGCCGGTGTCGGTCGCAAAGGGTCGGCTCATCTCCATGCCCTACAGCCTGGAGGTGAACGATCATTATGGTTTCTTCATCTATAATATGTCGCCGCGCGACTATGCCGAAACGCTGATCCGCCAATATGACCGGCTGGCCGAAGAAGGCGAAGCGTCCGGTACGGTCATGTGCATTCCGCTGCACAGCTATCTGATCGGCCAGCCGCACCGCATCGGGGCGTTCGAGCGGGTGCTGGAACATATCGTAGCGGACGGTCGTGCCTGGATCACGCGCAGCGGCGACATCGCCGATCATTATCTGACCCACTATTATGACGCGGCGGAGGCGCAAGGCGCATGA
- a CDS encoding isochorismatase family protein, producing MTIIGTHMVSDGRTARQIFDDVMANPARTKFGFGTKLAIVNVDFQNAYTRIDSYKTAYETDPRQIEHVNTISRLARAKGMPVIWTHVGYMDNAADAGVWGTRTDTPDSLQNIKVPSPRHDFDERCRIDASVDAIYVKRMPSAFFETPLNSYLRWHKVDTVVVTGGSTSGCVRATAVDALSYGFRTIVPIETTADKHESYHFANLTDLQLKYADVEPVQTVIDWLEAR from the coding sequence ATGACGATAATCGGCACCCATATGGTCAGCGACGGCCGCACCGCCCGGCAGATATTCGACGACGTGATGGCCAACCCGGCTCGTACCAAATTCGGCTTCGGCACGAAGCTGGCGATCGTCAATGTCGATTTCCAGAACGCCTATACGCGGATCGACAGCTACAAGACCGCCTATGAAACCGATCCACGCCAGATCGAGCACGTCAACACCATATCCCGCCTGGCGCGCGCAAAGGGGATGCCGGTCATCTGGACCCATGTCGGCTATATGGACAATGCCGCCGACGCGGGCGTGTGGGGCACTCGTACCGATACGCCGGACTCGCTCCAAAATATCAAGGTGCCAAGCCCGCGCCATGATTTCGACGAACGCTGCCGGATCGATGCGTCGGTCGATGCCATCTACGTCAAGCGTATGCCGTCGGCTTTTTTCGAAACGCCGCTCAACTCCTATCTGCGCTGGCACAAGGTCGACACGGTCGTCGTCACCGGCGGGTCGACATCCGGCTGCGTGCGCGCCACGGCGGTCGATGCGCTGTCCTACGGCTTCCGCACCATCGTCCCCATTGAAACGACCGCCGACAAGCATGAAAGCTATCATTTCGCGAACCTGACCGACCTTCAGCTGAAATATGCCGATGTCGAACCGGTGCAGACGGTGATCGACTGGCTGGAGGCGCGCTGA
- a CDS encoding hydroxymethylglutaryl-CoA lyase: protein MTDVLISEVGPRDGLQSISRIMATADKKAWIDGAVAAGVREVEVGSFVPAKLLPQLADTAEVTAYAATIPGLTVAALVPNLKGAQAAIEAGAHKITLPLSCSETHSLANLRRTHDQVLAEAKAIGDLIATLPADRRPHFEGSLSTVFGCTLEGAIPDAQVARLAEALMTAGCDEVGLADTTGYADPSAVRAIVKLVRGVVGDAALTGIHLHNTRGLGLANVLAALDAGLTTFDSSLGGLGGCPFAPGASGNIVTEDLVFMFEAMGLRTGIDLDALFAVRRLVAAALEGEPLYGFTPEAGLPLGFHPASARSHGVAA from the coding sequence ATGACGGACGTGCTGATCAGCGAGGTCGGGCCGCGCGACGGATTGCAAAGCATCAGTCGGATCATGGCGACCGCCGACAAGAAGGCGTGGATCGACGGCGCTGTGGCCGCGGGCGTGCGCGAGGTGGAGGTCGGCAGCTTCGTGCCCGCCAAGCTGTTGCCGCAATTGGCCGACACGGCTGAGGTCACCGCCTATGCCGCGACCATTCCCGGCCTGACCGTCGCCGCACTCGTCCCCAACCTCAAAGGCGCGCAGGCGGCGATCGAGGCAGGCGCGCACAAGATCACGCTGCCGCTGTCGTGCAGCGAAACGCATAGCCTCGCCAACCTGCGCCGCACCCATGACCAGGTGCTGGCCGAAGCAAAAGCGATCGGTGACCTGATCGCGACGCTGCCCGCCGACCGCCGCCCCCATTTCGAAGGAAGCCTCTCGACCGTGTTCGGCTGTACGCTGGAGGGGGCGATTCCCGATGCGCAGGTTGCCCGCTTGGCCGAGGCTTTGATGACGGCGGGATGCGACGAGGTCGGGCTGGCCGACACGACCGGCTATGCCGATCCGTCCGCCGTCCGCGCGATCGTGAAGCTGGTGCGCGGCGTCGTGGGCGATGCGGCGTTGACCGGCATCCACCTGCACAATACGCGCGGGCTGGGTCTTGCCAATGTGCTGGCGGCGCTGGACGCCGGGCTGACGACCTTCGACAGTTCGCTGGGTGGCCTTGGCGGCTGCCCGTTCGCGCCGGGTGCGAGCGGCAATATCGTCACCGAAGATCTCGTCTTCATGTTCGAGGCAATGGGCCTGCGCACCGGCATCGATCTGGACGCTCTGTTCGCGGTGCGGAGACTGGTCGCCGCCGCGCTTGAGGGCGAGCCGCTCTACGGCTTCACACCGGAAGCAGGCCTGCCGCTTGGCTTCCATCCGGCGAGCGCCCGCAGCCATGGAGTAGCGGCATGA
- a CDS encoding CaiB/BaiF CoA transferase family protein — protein MTTKGELPLAGIRVVEFSHMVMGPSTGVILADLGAEVIKVEPIGGDQTRRLLGSGAGYFPMFNRNKRSICIDLKTPEGVQLAVQLVELADVLVENFRPGALQKMGLGPDQFQQSNPGLIYYSAKGFLSGPYENRTALDEVTQMMGGLAYMTGPPGRPLRAGASVIDVAGGMFGVIGILAALERRHRTGVGGEVKSSLYETTAFLVGQHMAQMAVTGVAAQPMPVRISAWAIYDVFETANEGEQLFVGVVSDGQWASFVKAFDLGEIGSDPAYARNNDRVRARDIILPVVRALFARHPRADLVPRLEASGVAFAPIARPEDLFDDPHLNQSGGLVELDLENGTRTRLPALPVELDGERPHGERGLPRAGEDAAAILADIGLDATAIAALRDRGVIGAEEGALA, from the coding sequence ATGACGACAAAAGGGGAGCTACCGCTGGCAGGTATCCGCGTGGTGGAATTCAGCCATATGGTGATGGGGCCATCCACCGGCGTGATCCTGGCCGATCTTGGTGCCGAAGTGATCAAGGTCGAGCCGATCGGCGGTGACCAGACGCGCCGCTTGCTGGGATCGGGCGCTGGCTATTTCCCGATGTTCAACCGCAACAAGCGCAGCATCTGCATCGACCTGAAAACGCCAGAAGGTGTCCAACTCGCTGTTCAACTGGTCGAGTTGGCGGACGTCCTGGTCGAGAATTTCCGCCCCGGCGCGCTACAGAAAATGGGCCTTGGTCCCGACCAATTCCAGCAGAGCAATCCTGGCCTCATCTATTATTCGGCCAAGGGTTTCCTGTCCGGCCCCTATGAAAACCGCACAGCGCTGGACGAAGTGACGCAGATGATGGGTGGCCTGGCCTATATGACCGGTCCGCCCGGACGACCGCTGCGCGCGGGCGCGTCGGTCATCGATGTGGCGGGCGGCATGTTCGGCGTCATCGGCATCCTCGCGGCGCTGGAGCGGCGGCATCGCACGGGCGTTGGCGGCGAAGTCAAATCCTCGCTTTATGAAACCACCGCCTTCCTGGTCGGTCAGCATATGGCGCAGATGGCGGTGACGGGCGTCGCCGCCCAACCCATGCCGGTGCGCATTTCTGCCTGGGCGATCTACGATGTGTTCGAAACCGCGAACGAGGGCGAGCAATTGTTCGTCGGCGTGGTCAGCGACGGGCAATGGGCGTCGTTCGTCAAGGCGTTCGATCTGGGTGAGATCGGCAGCGACCCGGCCTATGCCAGGAATAACGACCGGGTACGCGCCCGCGACATCATTCTGCCGGTCGTGCGCGCGCTCTTCGCCCGCCATCCGCGCGCCGATCTGGTGCCCCGGCTGGAAGCGTCCGGCGTCGCCTTCGCGCCGATCGCACGACCAGAGGATCTGTTCGACGATCCGCATCTGAACCAGAGTGGCGGATTGGTCGAACTGGACCTGGAAAATGGCACGCGCACGCGCCTGCCTGCCCTGCCGGTGGAACTGGACGGCGAGCGTCCGCATGGCGAGCGTGGTCTGCCGCGCGCCGGTGAAGATGCTGCCGCAATCCTGGCCGACATTGGGCTGGACGCCACCGCCATCGCGGCGCTGCGTGACCGCGGCGTGATCGGTGCGGAGGAAGGAGCGCTCGCATGA
- a CDS encoding 3-isopropylmalate dehydratase large subunit gives MTEEALTLAEKLWRAHSVAQLDGGTDLLLIDRVLLHERTGGVALKSLADAGRSVMAPQQVFATMDHIVDTLPGRSDKTLMPTGTAFLTATREGALAAGITLFDLHDPRQGIVHVVSPEQGIVLPGVTLVCPDSHTCTQGAFGALAWGIGSTEAEHALATMTLRVARPLNMRIRIDNELAAGVTAKDLALHIVATLGSAGAKGHIVEFAGTAVEALDMEARMTLCNLATELAAFGATIAPDDKTFSYLKGRPYAPTGDMWDQAVALWSTLRSDVGAMFAAEHVIDAAAVTPMVTWGTSPQQAMALGDTVPDFTTASARDSRDAYDRALSYMGIAAGEALGDLTIDAAFIGSCTNSRITDLRRAAAILKGRKVANGVRAICVPGSSQVKLAAEAEGLDRIFTDAGFEWRESGCSMCFFAGGESFGPEERVISSTNRNFESRQGPRTRTHLASPETVAASALAGRITDPRALEALP, from the coding sequence ATGACTGAAGAGGCGCTCACTCTAGCCGAAAAGCTCTGGCGCGCGCACAGCGTGGCGCAGTTGGACGGCGGCACCGACCTGCTGCTGATCGATCGCGTCCTGCTGCATGAGCGGACCGGCGGCGTGGCGCTGAAGAGCCTGGCCGATGCCGGGCGCTCTGTTATGGCCCCGCAGCAAGTGTTTGCGACGATGGACCATATCGTCGATACGCTGCCGGGACGATCGGACAAGACGTTGATGCCGACGGGCACTGCCTTCTTGACCGCGACACGCGAAGGGGCGCTGGCGGCGGGTATCACCTTGTTCGACCTGCATGATCCGCGACAGGGGATCGTCCATGTCGTGTCGCCCGAACAAGGCATCGTGCTGCCAGGCGTAACCCTGGTCTGTCCCGACAGCCACACCTGCACGCAGGGCGCGTTCGGCGCGCTGGCATGGGGCATCGGATCGACCGAGGCGGAGCATGCGCTGGCGACGATGACGTTGCGGGTTGCGCGTCCACTGAATATGCGCATTCGCATCGACAACGAACTGGCGGCTGGCGTCACCGCCAAGGATCTGGCGCTGCATATCGTCGCGACGCTGGGGTCGGCAGGCGCGAAGGGGCATATTGTCGAATTTGCCGGTACGGCGGTCGAGGCGCTCGACATGGAAGCGCGCATGACTTTGTGCAATCTGGCGACCGAACTGGCCGCTTTCGGCGCAACGATCGCGCCGGATGACAAGACATTCTCTTATTTGAAGGGCCGCCCCTATGCCCCGACCGGGGATATGTGGGATCAGGCGGTCGCGCTCTGGTCCACATTGCGCAGCGATGTCGGCGCGATGTTCGCGGCCGAACATGTGATCGACGCGGCCGCCGTCACGCCGATGGTGACATGGGGCACCAGCCCGCAGCAGGCGATGGCGCTGGGCGATACCGTACCCGATTTTACCACTGCATCGGCACGCGACAGCCGCGACGCCTATGATCGCGCCTTGTCCTATATGGGCATTGCTGCTGGCGAGGCGCTGGGCGACTTGACCATCGACGCGGCGTTCATTGGTTCCTGCACCAATAGCCGCATCACCGACCTGCGCCGCGCCGCCGCGATCCTGAAAGGGCGCAAGGTCGCCAATGGCGTGCGGGCGATCTGCGTGCCTGGGTCCAGTCAGGTGAAGCTGGCAGCCGAAGCGGAAGGGCTGGATCGCATCTTTACCGACGCTGGCTTCGAATGGCGTGAGTCGGGCTGTTCGATGTGCTTCTTTGCAGGGGGCGAAAGTTTTGGGCCGGAAGAACGGGTCATCAGTTCCACCAACCGGAATTTCGAAAGTCGGCAGGGACCGCGCACGCGCACCCATCTGGCGTCGCCCGAAACCGTTGCCGCATCGGCACTGGCCGGGCGCATCACCGATCCTCGCGCACTGGAGGCGCTGCCATGA
- the leuD gene encoding 3-isopropylmalate dehydratase small subunit, whose product MTPLVRLTAIAAPLLRENIDTDAIIPSREMTSVSKTGLADGLFAGWRYTRVGGREPNPDFVLNQPRYHDARILLGGPNFGCGSSREHAVWALAEYGFRAIIAPSFNPIFQGNCIRNGVAPVVLVAEAIAQIAALDTEVIVDLATLTVRAGEASWSFTLADEPREMLMEGLDAIELTLKRRQEITAFRAADAERRPWVYLPA is encoded by the coding sequence ATGACACCGCTCGTTCGCCTGACCGCCATTGCCGCGCCGCTGCTGCGCGAGAATATCGATACCGACGCGATCATCCCGTCGCGCGAGATGACGTCGGTATCCAAGACGGGCCTTGCCGACGGGCTGTTCGCCGGGTGGCGCTACACCCGGGTGGGGGGCCGGGAGCCTAATCCGGACTTCGTGCTGAACCAGCCGCGCTATCACGATGCCCGCATCTTGCTGGGCGGTCCCAATTTCGGCTGTGGGTCGAGCCGGGAACATGCCGTATGGGCGCTGGCGGAATATGGATTTCGCGCGATCATCGCGCCGTCGTTCAACCCGATCTTTCAGGGTAATTGCATCCGCAACGGCGTCGCACCGGTGGTTCTAGTTGCTGAGGCGATCGCGCAGATCGCAGCGCTTGATACCGAGGTCATAGTAGACCTAGCCACCCTGACCGTTCGCGCGGGCGAGGCGTCATGGTCCTTTACCCTCGCTGACGAACCGCGCGAGATGCTGATGGAGGGACTGGACGCGATCGAACTGACCCTCAAACGGCGGCAGGAGATAACAGCGTTCCGCGCCGCCGACGCGGAACGTCGCCCCTGGGTTTACCTCCCCGCCTGA
- a CDS encoding alpha/beta fold hydrolase yields the protein MMVKLLRLIGIVLAVLIVAFLGWFGAAKAGWLATDRAAMIARYAGPPSRFITVDSVPMHVRVEGQGYPVLMLHGSNQNLQQWDPLVERLGGHYRIIRVDWSPYGLSGPDPKREYSNVRAARLVSGVLDALKVDKVAVISTSNGANVALQLNADQPDRISAMSFSILPLERPSQTRAINWKIKAALAFHEKWLPYYHPKFYYRWIFEDTSHPGWDVPDALPQMMYDMANMPGVIPPQKAYIASNTKLFKTTDVGAIAQTVKAPTQLIWCELDTVISQGPEATTRRFTNTQVDVVRYPDVGHWPMWEQPDRFAKDVKAFLDRTVGAQTPTAAADQAGR from the coding sequence ATGATGGTCAAGCTGCTGCGCCTGATCGGCATTGTGCTAGCCGTCCTGATCGTGGCGTTCCTCGGCTGGTTCGGTGCGGCGAAAGCGGGCTGGCTGGCGACGGATCGCGCCGCGATGATCGCTCGCTATGCCGGGCCGCCCTCCCGCTTCATCACCGTCGATAGCGTGCCCATGCATGTCCGGGTGGAGGGGCAGGGCTATCCTGTGCTGATGCTCCACGGGTCCAACCAGAATCTGCAACAATGGGATCCGCTGGTCGAGCGGCTGGGCGGGCATTACCGGATCATCCGGGTGGACTGGTCGCCCTATGGCCTGAGCGGTCCCGACCCGAAGCGCGAATATAGCAATGTCCGCGCTGCCCGGCTGGTCAGCGGCGTGCTCGACGCGCTCAAGGTCGACAAGGTCGCTGTCATCTCGACCTCCAACGGCGCGAATGTCGCGCTGCAACTCAATGCCGACCAGCCGGATCGCATATCGGCCATGTCCTTCTCGATCCTGCCGCTCGAACGGCCGAGTCAGACGCGCGCGATCAACTGGAAGATCAAGGCGGCGCTGGCGTTCCACGAAAAATGGCTGCCTTATTATCATCCGAAATTCTATTATCGCTGGATTTTCGAGGATACGTCGCATCCCGGTTGGGACGTCCCCGACGCCCTTCCGCAGATGATGTATGACATGGCGAACATGCCCGGCGTCATCCCGCCCCAAAAAGCCTATATCGCGTCCAATACCAAACTGTTCAAAACCACCGATGTCGGCGCGATCGCGCAGACGGTGAAGGCGCCCACGCAACTGATCTGGTGCGAACTGGATACGGTGATTTCGCAGGGACCGGAAGCGACGACACGCCGCTTCACCAACACGCAGGTCGATGTCGTGCGCTATCCTGACGTGGGCCATTGGCCGATGTGGGAGCAGCCCGATCGCTTCGCCAAGGACGTGAAGGCGTTCCTGGATCGCACCGTGGGGGCGCAAACCCCCACGGCCGCTGCGGATCAGGCGGGGAGGTAA
- a CDS encoding alpha/beta fold hydrolase — MMRYAIPTLLMAMAVVPAAQAQGAPSAPSAEAVPQRLTLAELRKRYQKPGDRYVNVSGVDIRYRDEGKGPVLLLLHGSRSTLNAWDGVTARLKDRYRIVRYDQPPTGLSGPLSDAARAAIGSPEGLVRGFLDKLGVDKVIVVGVSSGGTAGYYFAAAYPDRVEALVLSNTPSDPVPNLKVKTPPKLEAAVEKFKRTGVEGLDFWTEYLASLYGEPSRIKPGLIDYYYNINLRQKEPNMLGLYALTANADVTMARLAAVKAPTLILWGMRDHVLKPENGQALYGYLTGAKSRSFVALDDVGHYPPMESPERIADLIDTYLRDGLNFRKSPK, encoded by the coding sequence ATGATGCGATATGCGATTCCGACCCTTTTGATGGCGATGGCCGTCGTGCCTGCCGCGCAGGCGCAGGGTGCGCCGTCTGCCCCCTCAGCCGAAGCGGTGCCGCAGCGCTTGACGCTGGCCGAACTGCGTAAACGCTATCAGAAGCCGGGCGATCGCTATGTGAATGTCAGCGGCGTGGACATACGCTATCGCGACGAGGGCAAGGGGCCGGTCCTGCTGCTGCTGCACGGATCGCGCAGCACGCTCAACGCCTGGGACGGCGTGACCGCGCGGCTCAAGGATCGTTATCGCATCGTCCGCTACGATCAACCGCCAACGGGCCTGTCGGGTCCGCTCAGCGACGCGGCGCGGGCCGCCATCGGATCGCCCGAAGGGCTGGTGCGCGGCTTCCTCGACAAGCTGGGCGTGGACAAGGTGATCGTCGTCGGCGTGTCGAGCGGCGGCACGGCGGGCTATTATTTTGCCGCCGCCTATCCCGACCGGGTGGAGGCGCTGGTTCTGTCCAATACGCCGTCGGACCCTGTCCCCAACCTCAAGGTCAAGACGCCGCCGAAACTTGAGGCGGCGGTAGAGAAGTTCAAGCGCACTGGCGTGGAAGGCCTGGATTTCTGGACCGAATATCTTGCCTCCCTCTATGGCGAACCCAGCCGGATCAAGCCGGGCCTGATCGACTATTATTACAACATCAACCTGCGCCAGAAAGAGCCTAACATGCTGGGCCTCTATGCGCTGACGGCCAATGCGGACGTCACGATGGCGCGGCTGGCGGCGGTGAAGGCGCCCACGCTCATCCTCTGGGGGATGCGGGATCATGTGCTCAAACCCGAAAATGGGCAGGCGCTCTATGGCTATCTGACCGGGGCTAAAAGCCGCTCCTTCGTGGCGCTGGACGATGTCGGCCATTATCCGCCGATGGAATCGCCCGAACGCATCGCCGACCTGATCGACACCTATCTGCGGGACGGCCTCAACTTTCGTAAGAGTCCCAAATGA
- a CDS encoding alpha/beta fold hydrolase has protein sequence MTSSIIAGRSDAPAVQRGYAPGRYGQIHYRLSRPAVRNDAPPLVLLHQNPSSSLEYRHLTAAMGTDRVVIALDTPGYGMSDAPPAPIDMAGYAACFSEALDALAPLLRGPFDVYGFHTGTLLAMELALAMPRNIRRLILSGIPMRPAQERAERLRAAQEFAQLDESGSVALDLAAKLWDYVVAQRRAGMTLDDAAALWIDKLKPLDRAAWAYLGVWDYDYEARLPLVTQPVLLLQPDEDIAQASIAAAGLIPNATVERLAGFDRDIFHIPDSVAALALAMRRYLDNPLSSGVSQ, from the coding sequence ATGACCAGCAGCATCATTGCCGGGCGATCCGACGCCCCTGCTGTGCAGCGGGGCTATGCGCCGGGCCGATACGGCCAGATTCACTATCGCCTGTCCCGGCCCGCCGTGCGCAACGACGCGCCGCCGCTCGTGCTGCTGCATCAAAATCCTTCGTCCAGCCTGGAATATCGCCACCTGACCGCCGCCATGGGAACGGACCGGGTGGTGATCGCGCTCGACACGCCGGGCTATGGCATGTCCGATGCACCACCCGCGCCGATCGACATGGCAGGCTATGCCGCCTGCTTTTCCGAAGCGCTCGATGCGCTTGCACCACTGCTGCGCGGACCGTTCGATGTTTACGGATTTCACACCGGCACATTGCTGGCGATGGAACTGGCCCTGGCGATGCCGCGTAACATCCGGCGGCTGATATTGTCTGGCATCCCTATGCGGCCAGCGCAGGAGCGGGCCGAACGGCTGCGCGCCGCCCAGGAGTTTGCGCAGCTGGACGAGAGCGGTTCGGTCGCGCTCGATCTGGCTGCCAAGCTGTGGGACTATGTCGTGGCGCAGCGTCGCGCTGGCATGACGCTGGACGATGCAGCCGCGCTTTGGATCGACAAGTTGAAGCCCCTCGACCGGGCGGCCTGGGCCTATCTGGGCGTGTGGGATTACGACTATGAAGCGCGGCTGCCGTTGGTGACGCAGCCGGTGCTGCTACTGCAACCCGATGAAGACATTGCGCAGGCGTCGATCGCCGCGGCGGGCCTGATCCCCAACGCCACGGTCGAGCGGCTGGCCGGGTTCGATCGCGATATTTTCCATATTCCCGACAGTGTCGCCGCACTCGCCCTTGCGATGCGCCGCTATCTCGACAATCCTCTTTCTTCAGGAGTTTCGCAATGA
- a CDS encoding phosphotransferase enzyme family protein encodes MTTTLVRAQVAHSVVDASFLAREVAERYSVKGTVTGLLLYRGMNDVYIIQTADTRYALRVWRKDYRDADEVSYELNFLDYLRQRGFPASTPIHARDGSLYFKLDAPEGERAVALYDWAEGTKFGNCLNVDTAHRMGALFAKMHLLGLEYAGPDHVFTTDNAVRFQVTVPALLDFTYDRPEDRRDYEIIGRTLADRLREIQGDEMPIGICHCDFHPSNIHVAEDGSMTFLDFDGLGEDYMMQDVQNFVWGNLFYGFSPSYGEAFEAGYDSVRPFSAREKESKELFLLAKAFRLVAGMAHSSNSVGRGTLRFQGMDWLADYIKSRARPLGLL; translated from the coding sequence ATGACCACTACTTTAGTCCGGGCGCAGGTCGCCCATTCCGTCGTCGATGCCAGTTTCCTGGCGCGCGAAGTCGCCGAACGTTATTCGGTCAAAGGAACGGTGACCGGCCTGCTGCTCTATCGCGGCATGAACGACGTCTATATCATCCAGACTGCCGACACCCGTTACGCGCTGCGGGTATGGCGCAAGGATTATCGCGACGCGGACGAGGTCAGCTATGAACTGAACTTCCTCGATTATCTGCGGCAGCGCGGCTTCCCAGCATCCACGCCGATCCATGCGCGCGACGGATCGCTCTATTTCAAGCTGGACGCGCCGGAAGGCGAGCGCGCGGTCGCTTTGTATGACTGGGCGGAAGGCACCAAGTTCGGCAATTGCCTGAACGTTGATACTGCGCACCGCATGGGCGCGCTGTTTGCCAAGATGCATCTGCTGGGGCTGGAATATGCCGGACCCGACCATGTGTTCACCACCGACAACGCCGTGCGTTTCCAGGTGACCGTGCCGGCCCTACTCGACTTCACCTATGATCGGCCCGAAGATCGGCGCGATTATGAGATTATCGGTCGCACTTTGGCCGATCGGCTGCGCGAGATTCAGGGCGACGAAATGCCGATCGGCATCTGCCATTGCGATTTCCACCCCAGCAACATCCATGTCGCCGAAGACGGCAGCATGACCTTCCTCGACTTCGACGGTCTGGGCGAAGATTATATGATGCAGGACGTGCAGAACTTTGTCTGGGGCAACCTCTTCTACGGCTTCTCCCCCTCCTATGGCGAAGCGTTCGAAGCGGGATATGATAGCGTCCGTCCGTTCAGCGCGCGGGAGAAGGAAAGCAAGGAACTGTTCCTGCTGGCCAAGGCATTTCGCCTGGTCGCAGGCATGGCCCATTCGTCCAACAGCGTGGGTCGCGGCACGCTGCGGTTCCAGGGGATGGACTGGCTGGCCGACTATATCAAGTCGCGCGCCCGTCCGCTCGGCCTGCTGTAA